From the genome of Ardenticatenales bacterium:
TGGCGGAGGATAGATAACGCAAGTGGACGTGATTACGGCGGCCTTGCGCCGTTTTTGGCGGGAAACCGCCGCTGCCTATCCGCGCTGGACGCCGGCGGCGCGGCTGGTTGTGGGTGTGTCCGGCGGCCCGGATTCGACGGCCTTGTGGCACGCGCTGGCCCACGCCGACTTGCACCCCACCGCCCAGCTCACGGTGGCCTACCTGGACCACGGCCTGCGCCCGGCAGCCGACGCGGAGGCGAATTATGTGGCGGCGCTGGCGCGTGATGGTGGATCGCGATTTTATACGGAGCGCGTGGATGTGCCGGCATTGGCGCGGGAAACCGGCATGACGTTGGAAGAGGCCGCGCGGGAAGCGCGCTACGACTTCCTGGCGCGCGCGGCGGCGGCGGCAGGCGCGGCGTTTGTCCTCGTGGCGCACCACGCGGACGATCAGGCGGAAACGGTGCTGATGCACCTGCTGCGTGGGGCGGGCATGGCCGGGCTGCGCGGGATGCTGCCCGCCGGTCCGCTGCCTCGCTGCCCCCAGGTGACGCTGCTACGCCCCCTGCTCACGGTGACGCGCGCTGATGTGGTGGCTTATTGCCGGCATCACCACCTCCACCCCCTCACCGACGAATCCAACCTGGACACCCAGTTTTATCGCAACCGCCTGCGTCATGACCTGCTGCCCTATCTGGCGACATTCAACCCCCAGGTGCGCGACCGCCTTACCCAACTGGCAGCCCTGATGGCCGCCGATTTTGAGCTGCTGCGCGATCTGGCGGCGGAGCAGTTGGCGCGACTGCGGCGGCGGGCGGGGGATGGCTGGCTGGAATTGGACCTGGCGCGCTGGCAGGCGCTGCCGCTGGCGCTACGGCGGGGCGTGCTGCGCCTGGCCGTGAGCGAGATTTGCCCCATGGTGCGGGATGTGGGTTTTCGTGCGCTGGAGTTGGCGCGGCAGGCGGCGGAAACGGGTGTGGTGGGTAAGATGACGACGCTGCCTGCCGGCATCACGCTGCACGTGGGGTACGATACGTTGATGCTGCGCCTGGATGGAGCCGCGCCCACGCCCACGTTGCCGCAGTTGACGCACGTTGCCCCACAATGGCTGACGGGGGCGGTATCGCTGGCGCATGGTTGGATGCTGGCGGTGGAACGGCTGGCGGCGGTGGATGTGGAGCGTGTGCGCGCCAATCCCGATCCGTGGCAGGCGGTGGTGCAATTGCCGCCGGGGGCGTCACTGTGGCTGCGCGGGCGGCGGCCCGGCGAGCGTTTTCAGCCGTTGGGGTTGGGTGGGCGTTCGCAGTCGGTGAAGGAGGCGATGATTGATCGGAAAATGCCGGCATCCCTCCGCCCCCACTGGCCCCTTGTCACGACCGCCGATCACCTCGTCTGGATCGTCGGCCACCAGCTTGACGAACGCGCCCGCGTCCGGTATGCCGACCGCCCTGCCTGGCGGTTACGCTGCTATCGCCGTCCGCAAGATTGGTTCATTCTTGGAGAATGAACCAATCTAAACAACTACTCAGGTTCCAAAACGCATCTGCGCGTCGTAATAATCTTCAATCGTCGCCGCCAGGATTTGCGGCGTCAGGTCGGGGAAATAGTCGGGGAGGAAACACCAACCGGCGTAGCTTGCTTGCAGGGGCATAAAGCCGCTTGTGTGTGGAATCTCCCCTTCATGCACGCCGGTGCGCACAACGAGGTCCGGCAACGGCTGCCCCGCCGTGTCCAGGAAGTTGAAAATCAGATCGGGATTGCGCGTGAGGGCATCAGGTTCCAGTTCGCCGCGGCTGATCGCTTGCGCGATGCTGGTAATGGCCCGCCCTACCTCATCCACGCCGCCATAATCCAACGCCAGGTTAAAGTAATAATGGTCGTAGGCGGCGGTGCGTTCTTCCAGCCGCTGAATGGAGGAGAGGATGGTACGCGAGAGGCGGTCTTTGCGCCCCAGATGGACGAAGCGGGTTTCGTTGCTGATCAGTTCGGCGATGGCTTCTTCGTCGCGGAGGTAGCGGGCGGCGAGGCTCATGAGGAAGTTGACCTGGTCTCCTTGCCGCCGCCAGTTTTCCGTAGAGAATGTCCAGAAGGTGGCGTGTTGGATGCGCCAATGCCGGCATGCCTTCGCAATCCCCTTGATCACCTCCACGCCCATGCGATGGCCATGCTGCGCCGCCAGCCCTTTATTCTGCGCTGAACGACGATTGCCATCGCAGATGACGGCCAGATGTTTGATCTCGTTTGGTCCACGACGCAGGTCTGGGACATTGCTCCAGGTTGTTTCAATCTGGCTAAGCCACTCATCCACGGCGGCGGAAGATTTCAAGATATTGATATTCACTACATTTTCCTCTGTTGCAGGCTGCGCCCAACCATGTCGTTGTCTTCTGGTCACTCGCGGGTCAGATGCCAATTATCATGCGAACCGGCGCGATTGCCAAAAGTTCCCAGCCTATGAATTGTACACGCTGCGGGAACGATACCCGTGATGGACACGGCAATTCTCATTTTCGTGAATTTCGTGGCAGGTTCTTTTCCCGTTTATCCAGGTCAGGTTTGCCGCACGGCGTTATCACTTGTTGACGTGTGCCGAACGCCTCAGTATACTATGGATCGGTCCAACAATACAGGATCGGGGCGTAGCTCAGTTTGGTAGAGCGCTCGGTTTGGGTCCGAGAGGCCGTCGGTTCAAGTCCGGCCGCCCCGACTATACGCGGCAGTGGTGTAGGGGTAACACATGAGCCTTCCAAGCTCCTGTCACGGGTTCGAATCCCGTCTGCCGCTCTTTGGGGGAAAATGGGAATAGGGGCCTGTAGCTCAACGGCAGAGCAGTCGGCTCATAACCGATCGGTTCCAGGTTCGAATCCTGGCGGGCCCATTGGATTGACGGTATTGGGGGATCATGGGAGAAGTTATTCCGCTTGTAGCTGTTCACGACCACCCTCCCGGAAACTGTTTTGGCAACTGCTAAGTAGCTGTCCGCAATAAAGTTAGCGGATTGGACCAATTTTCTCCGGTGAAAATTGATCCAATCTGGCTTCGCAGTTACACCGGATAATCCAAAGTCAATCCCATCCAGGCTTAGCCATTGTGGAGCCGTACAAGCGAATGTAGACTTGTCTCAAGCCGTTTCTGGTGTGGCCCTGCTCACGCGCCACACATCCGTCGCAAATCGGTCAATAAAATAACGGTCGTGGACAACGGCCAGCACGGTTCCCTCAAACTGCGCCAGCGCCTGCTCAAACAGCGTGCGGGAGGGAATGTCCAGGTGGTTGATAGGTTCGTCCAGGAGGAGGAAGTTGCACCCCTGGGCGATGAGGCAGGCCAGCATCAGGCGGGCGCGTTCGCCGTAACTCAATCGCACAATGGGAAGGAGCGCGTCATCCCCCGTGAACAGGTAGAAATGGAGATAGGAACGGGCATCCGTTTCGCTCATGGCCGCCACTTGCCACAGCATTTGCAGCGGGGTGAGCATTGGGTTTAGCATCTCCTGCTCCTGGGTCATGTAGCCGAGGCGGACGCTGCCGCCCAGTTGCACCTGCCCGGCCAACGGCGGTATTTCCCCGGCGATTGTACGCAGTAGCGTGGTTTTGCCGGCACCATTCGCCCCCGTCAGAACCACCCGCTGCCCCGCCCGTATCTGCCGGTTCAGCCCGGTGAGCAGCGGCCTATCATACCCCACCGCCACATTCTCCAGAGTCAGCACGTCCCGCCCCAGATGCGCGTGCCCCTCGAATTCCAGCTTAACCTGCCAGTGGCGGGCCGGCTTTTCCACCCGTTCATCTGATTCCAGATACCGCTCCAGTTTCTTTTCCCGCGACTTGGCTTTTTGGGCGACCTTTTTCGCCAGCCGGCGCACGTTGGGCTGGCGCGGCGTGGTGGACCGCTCTACGGAGCGCGCCTGTTCCATCGTGCGCGCGATGTCCTGTTTCATGCGCCGGATCTCATATGCCTGATCCCGCCACTGCGCCCACTGACTCTCTTGCTCTTGCTCAAACTGCGCCAGGTAGTCGCTGTAGTTGCCAACGTATTCGCGCAGGGCGTGTGTATCCGGGTCGAGGTCGAGGATGCGCGTGGTGGTGCGGTCCAGAAATGTGCGGTCATGGGAGACGATCAGCGCGCCGCCGGGGAAATCGGCCAGCCAGGATTCCAGCCACTCCAGCATTTCGATGTCCAGGTGATTGGTCGGTTCGTCCAACAGCAGCAGTTCCGGGTCGCCGAGGAGAACGAGGACGAGCGCGAGACGTGTTTTTTGGCCGCCGGAGAGATTGGATGCCGGCATTTCCCCCCGCACATCCCCCAATCCCATAGCCGCCAACAGCGCGGGCGCACGCCCCGGATCGTGGCGACTCAGCCGCTCCAAAGCCAGATCATACGCCTGCTGCCAGTCGGCGTGGGCCGGGTTTTGTGTCAGCGCCGTGGCCAGCCGCGTCACCTCCGCTGCGAGCTGCGCCTGGTCCCCCGCCGCCCGCGCGATAATCTGACCAACAGTCAGGCCGGGTTCCGGTTCAAAGCCCTGCGCCAGGTAGCCCATGCGCAGCGACGCGGGAACGGTCGTGATGTGGCCGCCATCGGATCGCTCCGCGCCTGCCAGGATGCGCAGCAGCGTCGTTTTGCCACAGCCATTGGGGCCGATGAGACCCACGCGGTCGCCCGCGTTGACCGTAAATGTGATGTTATGCAAAATGGGGTTGATGCCGTATGACTTGCTGATGTGGTGCGCCGTTAGCATGAGGGGCCTCCGTGATGAAAAGATTACAAAAGTCTCCCAGACTTTTGTAATCTGGCGCGGCAAACAGCACGCCGGATTACGGGAGCGCGCAGGCAGAACGGGGGGCTGGCCTGCTCAATCAAGCTGTCCGCACAATCTCGCTAACTTTTTGCGAACAGCCGCTAACTAGCGAATCGTCATTGGCAACCTCAGAGGGGTAGAAGTGAATCGTGGACAGTGGCAAGTGATTGGTGGAGATTATAGCAGAGGGAGAAGAAGCGGGCGAATGCCCTTGATGGAATAGCAGCAATTCCAAATATGGTAGGGGCGGGATGGCGCGGAATAGACCTGTAGGAAACAAGAGGCCTCGTCTCCGCGCCATCTCGCCCGCACAGGCCGTAAATGCGGGCGAGATGACCGGGAGACAACACCTTACGCTAGACGAAGGTATTTCCCGGTCATCCCGCCCCTACCAAGGGATTCCAAAATTGGAATTGCTGATGGAATAGCAAAGTGTTTGCGTGATGAAAAAAAGAAACGGGGGTATGAGGTTGACGAAGTCGCCGGTCTTGACCACTCAGTCGGCGGCGACGGGAATACTCGTCTGGTCGGCTCGCAAACGAATCAGGCAAACCAGTTTTCCACCTGTAAACCAGAAAACTGAGCAAAATCATTTTGATTTCGTGATACCAGGATTAAATGATTGACTGCTGCTACTGCCGCAATCTGCCCGTCAGGGTAAGATGGCGTTAGACCTTGCCGAGATAAACGGGCGCGCTCCTGAGAAAACCAGGTAGCTGCGTCAGCGTCGTAGGGCAGTATCAGAATTTCCTGCTGAATGATACTGAGTAAATATTGCTCAAGGGCTGTACGTCTCGGGGACCTGTCCATACGAAGTACGCCAAAGAGCAGTTCATGCCAGGTAGTCGCGGCAATAGCGAGCTCCCCCGCTGCTGCTTCGAGGCGCTTGATAACTTTCTGGTTCGGTACCTTCCGCACAGGTTCAGAAACGAGGTTTGTATCCAGCAGATATTTTATGGCCATGGATCTTCGTCCGGCGCTGATGTTTGTTCGCGAACATTCCCCCAGATTTCATCTGGATCCATGTCCAGTTCCGAAACATTCCATTTCTGTCGCCATTCCCGGCAGGCAGCCCAGAAATTGCGTTCCGGTTGATGAGCCAGCAATCGGGTATATTCTTCCGTAGAAAGAATGACAGCCACCGGCTGACCACGCCGCGTCACCTGAACGGGTTGGTTGTTTTCCTCTGCGTTTCGGATCAGCGCCGCAAACTGATTGCGGGCTTCCGCAATAGAGTAAGTTGTCGTCATCTTACACCTCATTGATGGCTATTTACATGGCTATTTTACCCTTTGCTCAGATGAACTGTCAATAGAAAATGGCCGTTGCCTGTCGTCTACTCGCCCGGATTGTAGGTGGCGAGGACAGCGCCGGCATTTCCCGAACCATCGCGGCACAAACGCGAACCCTGCATCGATAACGGCGCGATAAACCGGACCAGAGTCAGGGCGTTGCAGGAAACGCCGGGATTGTACTGCAACACAAACCGCTGCTGCGTTGGCTGGAAGCCCCACGCATCCTTGCCGCCCACTTCGTCCACATTTCGACGGTTTGCCAGTAGCCAGTACGTCCCTGCCCCTTCGCTGCCGTCGTTCATAAAGAACTGGTAGTCGAGCGCGCCGGTAATCGCCGCCCATTTTGCCTCGTATGCGCCCATGTCGCAGCCCGTTCCCCGCGGACGCAAGACGCCGCGCCGGCAACGGCGTCGCCCACGTTGATGGCCGGATTGGGGGGCAGCAGCGCCATAGTGAGCGTGGGACCGCCATAGTCTGGCGAAATCCACATATGGTGATCGAAGTCGAGGCTTTAGCCGGGTCAACCCCCCATATGTAGACCGGCTGAAGCCTCGACTCCAAAAACGCCAGTGTCCAGTAAGAAACCTTTTGTACATGGACCAACCTCCTTGATAAGAGGGGATACCGACCAGACTCCAACCTGTTGGCGCAAGTTCCTCTTTGGACACAAACTGACTTGGATAACTGAAAAGTTTAGCCTAAGGGGACAGCGTTACTCTACCATTGAACCACGGCTAATACTGGCGCTGATTTACGATTGTGAAAAGTATGGGTCTTCGTGGTTTCACAAATAATCTACCAAAGGTGTTTGCGGCGAAGGTAAACTTAGTTGTTCTATCATCATGGGCACAAATAGGACTTCATCTTCAGGCGGCAAAATGACGTGCATCAGCAAACTGTCCAGCGTTAAGTTGAGATACCGAACTGTGTCTTTATGTTTGCGCAGGTCACGAATAAACCATTTCACCCGATCCTGTTGTTCTTCATTAGCCAGGGTGAGTATTTCATCCTGTCCCAGCCCGGATAGGGAGGCGAAACAAGTTTGCAGCCACAATCTGTGCTGCAAATCGGATGGGAATATGTCAAGCGGCGATTTAACGCTTGCCGGTAACGATAGGTGTTGTCCATGTTTGCTAATTACGCTGACCAACATTGGCCAGCCTTCTTCATCATAGATGCCGTACATGATTTCAGAGGTGTGAAAGGGATGTTTAACCATCAATGAGGCCAGTTTGCCGGCAATGGCATACCAGGGTTCTTTGGGACGTGGGATTTCGTCAATATAAAGGATGCGTTCATCTGGCTCATCGCCAAAATGGAGCAAACCGGCCAACGCTTCCTGCTGTTTTTTTGTCAGGGGCAGGTTCTGTTCCTGACTGACAACCGCTTCCCATTGTAAAAAGTAGCCTGATTCGAGTTCGTAAATGAAATCTTCCAAAATCCATTCCAGGGCTGCCGGGTCATCCAGCCTTCTGTAAGTGAATAAATCATTGGTGGGAACATCTGATTCAATGGGCCAAATAGTTAAGAGTGGCCGTTCTGGTCGTCGTTTTGCTTCCCGTTTTTTCTTACCTTTTGGTCGTTTTGACTTTTGCTTGCTCATTCTTGACTCTTCTGAAAAAAGGCCAAAAACCGGGTTTTTGCACATGAACCACTCTGGCAATTTCCGCCGGACAGTCGAAAAACCCGGTTTTTTCAGTGAACTCATTCTTTTTCTTCCAATTATAACTTCGAGATGTTAGCCCGGCGCGGGGTCGTAACGATGAAAACAACCGGGATAGTGACAAATCTCACCTTTGTCACTATCCCGATTGCTTCTCCCACTACTGGAAAGCGGTGATGAAGTCGCCGTGCCAGAGGCCAAAAATGCCGGAGCCGTCCTGGCAGGTGCGCACGCCCTGTAAGTAGGGGCCGGGGAGGATGAAGGTTCCGGTGGAGAAGGCGTCGCACTTGTAGCCGGGGGCGTATTGTAGGATCATGCGGCCGGGATCGGGTTGTGTCTCCCAGGTTCCCGTTTCCGCGTCGTTGTCCACGAATGTGCCATCGAGGAGCAGCCAGACGCGATTGGTGCCGCCGCTGCCGTCTATCATGTGGTAGGTGAGGTCCATGATCAGGTCAATATCCGCTTCGTCGGCCACCAGCGTGCGCACGGTGGTGGCGTTGTCCGTCAGGTCGCGGTCGTAGGTGCGTTGCGTGGCGCCGGTGGTGTAGGTGAAGAGACCCAACTGGCCGGGGATGATGTGCAGGTTGCTGGCGACGATCTGGCCGGGGGCGAGGGCGTTGAGGTGGCAGACGACGCTGCCGCTCTGGTCGTCGTCGCGGCAGTCGCTGACGTAGACGCCATCGGCCAGTGCCTCGATCTCGTTGCCGGAGAGGGCGCGGCGGAAGAGCATGATTTCGTCCATGCCGCCTACGAAGGTGTTGCCGGACCAGGGCGCGCGCCCGACGGTGAAGGCGAAGGGGGTGCTGGCGATGGGATAGTTGCCTACGGGCACGCGCGCCACCTCGTTCCCGTTGATGTAACCCACCAGGTCCCCGCCCGTCTTCCAGGTGAGGGCGACGTGTAGCCAGGTGTTTGCCGGCAAATTACCCGCCTGAAAACTGTATAATGTGCCCACCGAGTCCCACACCTGCCCGTACAACTTGTTCTGGTAATGCCCTAGCACATAGCCATAGCCTTGCTGTCCCTTGCCCAGGAATTTGCGGTCCGCGCTGGCGGAAGAGGTTTTGACCCAAAGCGACAGCGTTAGCTCCGCGCCCGGATTCAGCCCTTCGCCGGTAGGACCGACCATGTAATCGTCGCCATAAAAGTTGAGTGCTGTGCCATATCGTCCTTCGTTGCCGGCATAAGGGCAGGATGCTTGCGTGACGCAGGTGAGGTCGTCGCCATAGCTGGAGCTATCGCGGAACGTCATCGCGCCCGACGGATCGTCCAGGTGCAAATTGAGGCGCGCTTCCGCGTTCAGCGCGGGGGCGAAGCTGAACGTGGGCGGCAGCAGCGTGGTCATGGTGATGAACCGGCTGTTGTTCGGTCCCTCGTTGGAGAGCAGCACCGTGTAGGTGAAGGGGCTGCCTTGCACCGCCAGCCCAGGGTTGGCCCGTTCATGCACCACGAGGTCGGCGGCGGGCCTGACGCGGGCGGCGTTGGTGAGGGCGTTATCAGGCGGCGTGTAATCGATTTCGTAGCTGTCCACGGCGGCGGTGTTCAGCATTTGCCCCGTTTGACCGGGGAGAACGGCCACATCAAGCTGCGCCGAACTGCCGGGGAGGAGCGCGCCCCAGAAGCAGGCGACGCCTGTGCCCACGTAGCTGCACGCGCCCTGGCTGGTGGTGTAGGTGATCAGCGTGCTGACGGCGGGGATGGTGTTGGTGACGTAGACGTTGGTGGCGATTTCGGTGCTGGTGTTGACGACGGAGACGGTGAAGGTGAGGATGTCGCCCAGGTAGGGCGTGGCGGGGGCATCGGTGACGTTGAGGCTGAGGTCGGTGCAGGGGCAGATGGCGTTGTCCAGGCTGCCGGCATTATCCCACAGATACGCTTCCGGATTGGCGGCAAAGACAACGACCTCGTTGTGGACCTGGGCCGGGTGTGCGGGCGGCTGCACGTCGATTAGCACGTGGGCGGCGCTGTTGGCGGGCAGGGTGGGCAGGGTGCAGGTGATGATGATGCCGGCATTTCCGCACACCCCCCCATCCACCGTCGCCGAGAGCAGCGTCAGCGGCGCGGCCAGCGTATCCGTGATGATCACGTCCGTGGCTGCCTGGGGACCATCGTTGTGCAGGAGGATGTCATATGTGAAGGGCGTATTGGCGGGCAAGAATGGTTCCAACGGCGCATATTCTACCCACAAATCCACCGCGCTCTCCGTCTCCGTCGCGCCCATGTCGCAGCCGTAGCTTTGCGGGCGGGAGACACCGCGCTGGTCGGCGGCGGCGCAGGTGGCGCTGTTGCCGGCATTCACCGCCGGACTATAAGGCCGCAGCGCGTGCGTGCGCGTGGGGCCGCCGTTGTCCGCCAGTGTATCCGAGAGAACGGTGGTGAAAACGACGTTGACCGGAACCATGATGTCCGTTTCTCCCGGCGCGGGGCAGCCGGTGTTCTGGCCGGTGAGATTGTAGCCGTTGTTGGTGAAAGAACCATAGCAGTCGGCGCCGACGGAGGCGGAATTGCCGGCAACAATGCTATTCCGCATCGTCAGCGCCCCATTTTCGTTGAAGATGCCGCCGCCGCCGCTCACGCCCTCGTTGTGCGTGAACGTGACGTTGTTCAGGTTGGCCGCGCCCGCGTGCAAGTAGAGTCCCGCGCCGTAGTCACCGCTGGCACCGACGTTGCCCTTATTGCCGGAGAAGGTGCTGTTGGCGACGATGATGCTGCCGGCAGTTTGCGAGACACCGCCGCCGTATATCAGACCGATGTTGTGGGCGACGGTGCTGCTGGCGATGCGCAGGTTGCCTACGTTGTAGACGCCGCCGCCCTCGTATTCCGCCTGGTTGCCGTCAATGCTGCCGCGCAAAATGGAGACGATGCCGGAATCGTTGTAGATGCCGCCGCCGACGCCGGACTCGGCGATGTTGCCGGCAATTTCGCTGGCAAACAAGGTCACGGTTCCATTGTCGTTGTAGATGCCGCCGCCGTGCCCGCCGTATTCGTCCGGCGGGTCGTCGGTCGTTTTCACGGCTACGTTGCCGCTGATGTGGCTGTTGTGCAGCATGAGCCTGCCGCCCTGGTTGTAGATGCCGCCGCCGCGGGTGTTGGTGGGGCTGTTGTGGCTGGCGTAGTTTTGGGTGAGGGTGACGGCTTCCAGGGTGAGAATGCCGGCATTAAGAATTCCCCCCCCATACCCCGCCAACCCATCCCGAATCGTCAGGCCGCGCAAGCCGACGACCACGCCGCTGCTCACGCCCAGCACGCGCCGGCTGTTGCCGCCGCTCAGGGTGACGCCCGGCGCGCCGGCAGCGTCAATCGTCACGGACACATTCACCACCAGCGGCGCGGAGGTGAGCAGAATGGTCGTGGGCGCAGGGAAATCGAACGTGATCAACCCCTGTGGGCAGATGTCCAACAGCGCCTGCCGCAGCGTCCCCGCACCACTGTCCGCCGCGCCGGTGACGACAATGGTCGGGCTGCAATCCCCGGCGGCGGCGGACCGCTGCCGGGGCGGCATGGCCAGGCCCACGAAGCCAATCAGCAGAGCCGCTATCACCAAATGCGTTTTCCATCGTTTAACGGACATGCTCAATCCTTTAGGGAGGAAACTTCATGAACATCTTCCCGGAAGCTATTATCCAGGACCATCATCTGTGACGAAGCTTCCGGGAAGATCATTCGGAGGAGAAACCGGGTTTTTCCAAAAAACCCGGTTTCTGGGCTTGCGCAAAATCGCCACGCCACAAGCCAACCAGCCCTGATCCATCCTGGCAGACACGCAGCCCTCGCGCTTTCGGTGGTAGCCCGCTGATCTCGCCCGTCATCAAGGCCCCGCACTGATACGGATCGTCGTAATCCAGTTGCAGCCGCGGCGGCTCCGTGAGCAGCGCCCACACGCCGGTGCTGATCTCATTGTCGATAAATGTGCCATCCTGTAGCATCCAGACGCGGTTTACACCGCCGGAGAGGTCTTGCATGATGTAGGTGACATCCACGATGGCCCGGATGTCGCTCTGCCGCAGCACGAAGGTGCGCAGCGCGGCCACGTTGTTCGCCAGGTCGGGGTCGTCAATCTCCTGGCTGACGACGGCGTCGTACGCAAACAGGCCAAGCTGCAAGGGCACGGCCACGGTGTTCACGATGACGGATTGATCGGCGTCGAGTGCCGGCATCGTACACGTAAGGGTCTGACCGGCCACGCCGCAATCTGCCACGTAGCCCCCCGCCGCCAGCGACAAAATTTCCTTCTGCGAGAGGACGCGGTTGAAAACGTACGCTTCATCCAGCCTGCCGTTGAAGAGGAACTGCGAAGCCCACGGCGCCCGCCCCAGGATAAAGGGGTTGTCGTTGCTGGCGATGGGATAGGCTCCCGTGGGAATGCGGTTGACTTCGATGCCGTTGATGTAGCCAATCAGATAGCCATTTGTCTGCCACGTCATGGCCACGTGGGTCCAATTGTTGGCGGGAATGAAACCAGACTGGAAGGTATACCTTGTGCCCACGGCGTCCCAGACTTCCGGATACAGCTTGTTCTGAATGTGGCCGAGGGCGTAGCCTGTGTTGGAAACGGCCTTGCCGCCAAATTTCCGGTCGCTGCCGGGGCTGGGGGCGTAAATCCACAAGGCAAACGTCAACGCCTCCCCCGGGTTGAGGGCGTCCCCGGAGGGAGCCTGCAAGTAATCGTTGCTGCCATCAAATTTTACGGCGGCGCCAAACTGGCCGCCTACGTCCGCGCTGGGGCAGGTGGCGCCGCTGCACGTCAGGTCCGTGCCGTAGCTGGAGCTATCCGCGAACGTGGTAGACCCGGCAGGTTCGTCCAGGTGATAGTGCAGCCGCGCTTCGTCCGAAAGCGGAGGCACGTAAACCATGCCCGGCGGCAGCGGCAGCGTCATGGTGATTGGCTCTGCCCGTTGCGGTCCGGCGTTGTCGATCACCAGGGTGGCGGTGAAGGGCTGACCGCGCACGGCCACGCCGGGATTGGCGACGTTGGTCACGCGCAGGTCGGCCAGCGGGCGCAGGATCGTCTGCAAATCGGTGCTGTTGTCCTCCGGGTGGAAGTCGAAGGCGAAGCTGGCGACGACGGCGCTGTTGGTGAGGTCAATCGCCCCCGGATTGGGGGCGACGACGACTTGCATTTGCGCCGACTGCCCGCCGGCGAGGCTGCCCCATTGGCAGGCCACGTCGTGCCCCAGAAACGCGCACGTCCCCTGGCTGGTGGTGTAGGTGAGGACGGTGGTGTTGGCGGGGAACGTATCTGTGACGTAGACGCCGGTGGTCACTTCCGTGTCGCTGTTGACCAC
Proteins encoded in this window:
- a CDS encoding type II toxin-antitoxin system VapC family toxin, whose protein sequence is MAIKYLLDTNLVSEPVRKVPNQKVIKRLEAAAGELAIAATTWHELLFGVLRMDRSPRRTALEQYLLSIIQQEILILPYDADAATWFSQERARLSRQGLTPSYPDGQIAAVAAVNHLILVSRNQNDFAQFSGLQVENWFA
- a CDS encoding DUF11 domain-containing protein, with product MSVKRWKTHLVIAALLIGFVGLAMPPRQRSAAAGDCSPTIVVTGAADSGAGTLRQALLDICPQGLITFDFPAPTTILLTSAPLVVNVSVTIDAAGAPGVTLSGGNSRRVLGVSSGVVVGLRGLTIRDGLAGYGGGILNAGILTLEAVTLTQNYASHNSPTNTRGGGIYNQGGRLMLHNSHISGNVAVKTTDDPPDEYGGHGGGIYNDNGTVTLFASEIAGNIAESGVGGGIYNDSGIVSILRGSIDGNQAEYEGGGVYNVGNLRIASSTVAHNIGLIYGGGVSQTAGSIIVANSTFSGNKGNVGASGDYGAGLYLHAGAANLNNVTFTHNEGVSGGGGIFNENGALTMRNSIVAGNSASVGADCYGSFTNNGYNLTGQNTGCPAPGETDIMVPVNVVFTTVLSDTLADNGGPTRTHALRPYSPAVNAGNSATCAAADQRGVSRPQSYGCDMGATETESAVDLWVEYAPLEPFLPANTPFTYDILLHNDGPQAATDVIITDTLAAPLTLLSATVDGGVCGNAGIIITCTLPTLPANSAAHVLIDVQPPAHPAQVHNEVVVFAANPEAYLWDNAGSLDNAICPCTDLSLNVTDAPATPYLGDILTFTVSVVNTSTEIATNVYVTNTIPAVSTLITYTTSQGACSYVGTGVACFWGALLPGSSAQLDVAVLPGQTGQMLNTAAVDSYEIDYTPPDNALTNAARVRPAADLVVHERANPGLAVQGSPFTYTVLLSNEGPNNSRFITMTTLLPPTFSFAPALNAEARLNLHLDDPSGAMTFRDSSSYGDDLTCVTQASCPYAGNEGRYGTALNFYGDDYMVGPTGEGLNPGAELTLSLWVKTSSASADRKFLGKGQQGYGYVLGHYQNKLYGQVWDSVGTLYSFQAGNLPANTWLHVALTWKTGGDLVGYINGNEVARVPVGNYPIASTPFAFTVGRAPWSGNTFVGGMDEIMLFRRALSGNEIEALADGVYVSDCRDDDQSGSVVCHLNALAPGQIVASNLHIIPGQLGLFTYTTGATQRTYDRDLTDNATTVRTLVADEADIDLIMDLTYHMIDGSGGTNRVWLLLDGTFVDNDAETGTWETQPDPGRMILQYAPGYKCDAFSTGTFILPGPYLQGVRTCQDGSGIFGLWHGDFITAFQ
- the tilS gene encoding tRNA lysidine(34) synthetase TilS; translated protein: MDVITAALRRFWRETAAAYPRWTPAARLVVGVSGGPDSTALWHALAHADLHPTAQLTVAYLDHGLRPAADAEANYVAALARDGGSRFYTERVDVPALARETGMTLEEAAREARYDFLARAAAAAGAAFVLVAHHADDQAETVLMHLLRGAGMAGLRGMLPAGPLPRCPQVTLLRPLLTVTRADVVAYCRHHHLHPLTDESNLDTQFYRNRLRHDLLPYLATFNPQVRDRLTQLAALMAADFELLRDLAAEQLARLRRRAGDGWLELDLARWQALPLALRRGVLRLAVSEICPMVRDVGFRALELARQAAETGVVGKMTTLPAGITLHVGYDTLMLRLDGAAPTPTLPQLTHVAPQWLTGAVSLAHGWMLAVERLAAVDVERVRANPDPWQAVVQLPPGASLWLRGRRPGERFQPLGLGGRSQSVKEAMIDRKMPASLRPHWPLVTTADHLVWIVGHQLDERARVRYADRPAWRLRCYRRPQDWFILGE
- a CDS encoding type II toxin-antitoxin system Phd/YefM family antitoxin; translated protein: MTTTYSIAEARNQFAALIRNAEENNQPVQVTRRGQPVAVILSTEEYTRLLAHQPERNFWAACREWRQKWNVSELDMDPDEIWGNVREQTSAPDEDPWP
- the uppS gene encoding di-trans,poly-cis-decaprenylcistransferase encodes the protein MNINILKSSAAVDEWLSQIETTWSNVPDLRRGPNEIKHLAVICDGNRRSAQNKGLAAQHGHRMGVEVIKGIAKACRHWRIQHATFWTFSTENWRRQGDQVNFLMSLAARYLRDEEAIAELISNETRFVHLGRKDRLSRTILSSIQRLEERTAAYDHYYFNLALDYGGVDEVGRAITSIAQAISRGELEPDALTRNPDLIFNFLDTAGQPLPDLVVRTGVHEGEIPHTSGFMPLQASYAGWCFLPDYFPDLTPQILAATIEDYYDAQMRFGT
- a CDS encoding ABC-F family ATP-binding cassette domain-containing protein yields the protein MLTAHHISKSYGINPILHNITFTVNAGDRVGLIGPNGCGKTTLLRILAGAERSDGGHITTVPASLRMGYLAQGFEPEPGLTVGQIIARAAGDQAQLAAEVTRLATALTQNPAHADWQQAYDLALERLSRHDPGRAPALLAAMGLGDVRGEMPASNLSGGQKTRLALVLVLLGDPELLLLDEPTNHLDIEMLEWLESWLADFPGGALIVSHDRTFLDRTTTRILDLDPDTHALREYVGNYSDYLAQFEQEQESQWAQWRDQAYEIRRMKQDIARTMEQARSVERSTTPRQPNVRRLAKKVAQKAKSREKKLERYLESDERVEKPARHWQVKLEFEGHAHLGRDVLTLENVAVGYDRPLLTGLNRQIRAGQRVVLTGANGAGKTTLLRTIAGEIPPLAGQVQLGGSVRLGYMTQEQEMLNPMLTPLQMLWQVAAMSETDARSYLHFYLFTGDDALLPIVRLSYGERARLMLACLIAQGCNFLLLDEPINHLDIPSRTLFEQALAQFEGTVLAVVHDRYFIDRFATDVWRVSRATPETA